Proteins encoded in a region of the Spirochaeta lutea genome:
- a CDS encoding helix-turn-helix domain-containing protein: protein MESIGDKLRTNREERGYSIEQVARDTHITKRYLEALEEENFTIFPGESYLLGFLRNYSNYLGLNEGEMVTLYKNMQLQENPSPVEELLYPKSRPWGKIIFILAFILIVAGGIAAVLLLNDSDAPEPQPIQGVQAPATGDQGRTIAFTGEILEQLFSEGDQIRVSLENLEQTILLETITDQEIFFSSPGGDFRLSTMDAALIDLNRDGEDDIRIQTKGNTAQEGDSPQSVIRIDRFIQLPSDAPSDLLAEQQTGTEFLPGSNPPEDAPNLGRTTLPGRVQSSRTILEQPSPSAIRLIARPSAPVLIRTMDDQGRTQERYLEDGDILESSAAQWIRIWTSNAGASGIDVNGQAVRLGTSGEPTAAMIAWNQTPGSQANRLELIPMY, encoded by the coding sequence ATGGAATCAATCGGTGATAAACTCCGCACCAACCGGGAAGAGCGCGGTTACAGTATTGAACAGGTAGCCAGAGACACCCATATTACCAAGCGCTATCTCGAGGCCCTGGAAGAGGAGAATTTCACCATCTTTCCCGGAGAATCCTACCTTCTCGGTTTCCTCAGGAACTATTCCAACTACCTCGGCCTTAACGAGGGAGAAATGGTAACCCTCTACAAGAATATGCAACTTCAGGAAAACCCCTCCCCGGTGGAGGAGCTGCTCTACCCGAAATCGAGACCCTGGGGAAAGATCATCTTTATTCTAGCCTTCATCCTGATAGTCGCCGGCGGTATTGCCGCGGTTCTGCTTCTAAATGATTCCGATGCCCCCGAACCCCAACCCATCCAGGGTGTACAAGCCCCCGCTACCGGGGACCAGGGCAGGACTATCGCCTTCACGGGAGAAATTCTTGAACAGCTGTTCTCCGAGGGCGATCAAATCCGGGTTAGTCTGGAAAACCTGGAACAGACCATCCTCCTGGAAACCATCACCGACCAGGAGATTTTTTTTTCATCCCCCGGGGGTGATTTCCGCCTATCTACGATGGATGCCGCGTTAATCGACCTGAACAGAGACGGCGAGGATGACATCAGAATTCAAACCAAGGGCAATACCGCCCAGGAAGGGGATTCCCCCCAGTCGGTGATCCGCATCGACCGCTTTATCCAGCTGCCCTCGGATGCCCCCTCGGATCTCCTGGCAGAGCAGCAGACCGGAACTGAGTTTCTTCCGGGCAGTAATCCGCCGGAGGACGCCCCGAACCTCGGCCGCACAACCCTGCCGGGCCGGGTGCAATCCAGCCGGACCATTCTGGAACAGCCGTCCCCCTCGGCAATCAGGCTCATCGCCAGGCCTTCCGCCCCGGTGCTGATCAGAACCATGGACGACCAGGGACGCACCCAGGAGCGGTACCTTGAAGACGGAGACATCCTGGAATCCTCGGCCGCTCAGTGGATCCGGATATGGACCAGCAACGCAGGGGCCTCAGGCATCGACGTAAACGGTCAGGCTGTCCGGCTTGGCACCAGTGGGGAACCCACCGCCGCCATGATCGCCTGGAACCAAACCCCGGGATCCCAAGCCAACCGGCTTGAACTCATCCCTATGTACTAA